In the Enterococcus saigonensis genome, one interval contains:
- a CDS encoding S1 domain-containing RNA-binding protein, with the protein MSIEVGAKLQGKVSGITNFGAFIDLGNRKTGLVHISEVSDGFVKDINDVLKVGDEVTVLVTTVGDDGKIGLSIRKALDKPQTEKKEFKKEPSRRPAPKKPFSKGPSASANKKEDFDSLMSSFLKDSDDRLSSLRRNTEGKRGGRGGRRS; encoded by the coding sequence ATGTCAATCGAAGTAGGAGCTAAGCTGCAAGGAAAAGTGTCGGGGATTACAAATTTTGGTGCTTTTATTGATTTGGGCAATCGTAAAACTGGATTGGTGCATATCAGTGAAGTATCAGATGGTTTTGTCAAAGACATCAACGACGTTTTAAAAGTCGGAGATGAAGTAACCGTGTTGGTAACAACTGTTGGTGATGACGGCAAAATTGGATTATCAATTCGTAAAGCATTAGATAAACCACAGACAGAAAAGAAAGAATTCAAAAAAGAACCAAGTCGTCGTCCAGCTCCTAAGAAACCATTTTCTAAAGGACCTAGCGCAAGTGCCAATAAAAAAGAAGACTTCGATTCATTGATGAGTTCGTTTTTAAAAGACAGTGATGATCGTCTATCTTCACTTCGTCGTAATACAGAAGGCAAACGCGGTGGCCGTGGCGGCCGTCGCAGCTAA
- the hpt gene encoding hypoxanthine phosphoribosyltransferase has translation MLAKDIEKVLVSREEINARCKELGEELAAEYKDKNPLVIGVLKGSINFMADICREMDCYLELDFMDVSSYGNATVSSGEVKILKDLDTNVEGRDLLIVEDIIDSGRTLAYLVDLFKYRKANSVKIVTLLDKPEGRVVDIEADYVGFDVPNEFVVGYGLDYMEQYRNLPYVGVLKPSVYETN, from the coding sequence ATGTTAGCAAAAGATATTGAAAAAGTGCTTGTATCACGAGAAGAAATCAACGCCCGCTGTAAAGAATTAGGGGAAGAATTAGCAGCAGAATACAAGGATAAAAATCCTCTTGTTATTGGCGTTTTGAAAGGTTCAATTAATTTTATGGCAGATATTTGTCGTGAAATGGATTGCTATTTGGAATTAGATTTTATGGATGTTTCAAGTTATGGCAACGCTACTGTATCTTCTGGTGAGGTTAAAATCTTAAAAGATTTAGATACTAATGTTGAAGGTCGTGATCTTTTAATAGTAGAAGATATTATTGATAGTGGCCGAACCTTAGCGTATCTAGTTGATTTATTTAAGTATCGTAAAGCAAATTCAGTTAAAATCGTCACGCTATTAGATAAACCAGAAGGTCGCGTAGTAGATATTGAAGCAGATTATGTTGGTTTTGATGTACCAAATGAATTTGTTGTAGGCTATGGATTAGACTATATGGAACAGTACCGCAATTTACCTTATGTAGGCGTTTTAAAACCTAGCGTCTACGAAACAAATTAA
- the tilS gene encoding tRNA lysidine(34) synthetase TilS yields the protein MEREFEQVGNKKIFWQQGSRILLAVSGGADSFVLLRLMAKMSQKYDFFIGVAHINHQLRPSSTKEAQALAYYCQMHHIAFFERKWEDVPHAGVEEAARRFRYAFFAELMQEYYFDTVMTAHHADDQLETMLMKIIRDGQLKNAMGIKVRQSFAGGKLIRPLLSYSKKEIYDYAKKENLPYFEDESNYYLDVQRNRIRQQITPLLKAENPQILAHFQQLSQQLIWADEIIETKAAAWISKYVKQKEENLSFKVKDFLNLPVRERYFTLQYLAQKIKQSYEVTISEENLQRILKLLTTNKAQWQLDVAAFWQVLKMYEEVIIGKKAIPNEAKTFHFRVGDSGFLSETEWLAIVPAHQNVNLPEKVKLWSEISQPLALNFPNEVIIRKRMDGDRIQLKDSLRKKVSRILIDKKIPNDRREKTWVVTDTNNQVLAVLPITFSYLSIAVETDKIHYRLLYKYQ from the coding sequence ATGGAACGAGAATTTGAACAAGTAGGAAATAAAAAAATATTTTGGCAACAAGGCAGCCGAATTTTATTAGCAGTATCTGGTGGTGCAGACTCTTTTGTGTTGCTGCGTTTAATGGCAAAGATGAGTCAAAAATATGATTTTTTTATTGGCGTTGCACATATTAACCATCAATTACGACCAAGTTCAACCAAGGAAGCCCAAGCGTTGGCATATTATTGTCAAATGCATCATATTGCTTTTTTTGAACGAAAATGGGAGGATGTCCCCCATGCTGGAGTGGAAGAGGCAGCTCGCAGGTTTCGCTATGCTTTTTTTGCAGAACTGATGCAAGAGTACTATTTTGATACAGTAATGACAGCACACCATGCCGATGATCAGCTGGAAACAATGTTGATGAAGATAATCAGAGATGGACAATTAAAAAATGCGATGGGAATCAAAGTGCGGCAATCTTTTGCTGGCGGTAAATTAATTCGCCCGCTGTTGTCTTATAGTAAAAAAGAAATTTATGATTATGCCAAAAAAGAAAATTTGCCGTACTTTGAAGATGAAAGCAATTATTATTTAGATGTACAACGAAATCGGATTCGCCAGCAAATCACGCCACTTTTAAAAGCGGAAAATCCCCAAATTTTAGCGCATTTTCAACAATTATCCCAACAACTAATTTGGGCAGACGAAATTATTGAAACAAAAGCTGCCGCGTGGATTAGTAAATATGTGAAACAAAAAGAGGAAAATTTAAGTTTTAAAGTGAAAGATTTTTTGAATTTACCTGTCAGGGAACGCTATTTTACCCTGCAGTATTTAGCCCAAAAAATCAAACAAAGCTATGAGGTGACAATTAGTGAAGAGAACTTGCAACGAATTTTAAAGCTTTTAACCACGAACAAAGCACAATGGCAATTAGATGTTGCGGCTTTTTGGCAAGTTTTAAAAATGTACGAAGAAGTGATAATTGGTAAAAAAGCTATCCCAAATGAAGCAAAAACTTTTCATTTTAGAGTAGGAGACAGCGGGTTTTTATCTGAAACAGAGTGGTTAGCAATTGTTCCAGCGCATCAAAATGTCAATCTTCCCGAAAAAGTCAAACTTTGGTCAGAAATCAGTCAACCTTTAGCATTAAACTTCCCCAATGAGGTGATTATTCGAAAAAGAATGGACGGGGATCGCATTCAACTAAAAGACAGTTTGCGCAAAAAAGTTAGTCGCATTCTAATTGATAAAAAAATTCCCAATGATAGGCGAGAAAAAACGTGGGTTGTGACAGATACGAACAATCAAGTCTTGGCAGTGTTACCAATTACTTTTTCTTATTTGAGTATTGCTGTAGAAACTGATAAAATACACTACAGACTGCTTTATAAATACCAATAA
- a CDS encoding RNA-binding S4 domain-containing protein — protein MRLDKFLKISRIIKRRSVAKEVADKGRIQVNGKLAKSSSTVKVGDLVKIGFGNKTLEIKVLELHESTKKEDAAKMYEIISEIRNENV, from the coding sequence ATGCGTTTAGATAAATTTTTGAAAATCTCACGGATTATTAAGCGACGTTCAGTCGCAAAAGAAGTGGCGGATAAAGGTCGTATTCAAGTGAACGGTAAATTAGCTAAATCTTCTAGTACGGTTAAGGTTGGCGATCTTGTCAAAATTGGTTTTGGAAACAAAACTTTAGAAATTAAAGTATTGGAATTGCATGAATCGACCAAAAAAGAGGATGCTGCCAAAATGTATGAAATTATTAGCGAAATAAGAAACGAAAATGTCTAG
- a CDS encoding putative polysaccharide biosynthesis protein, with translation MQGAFVLTAASFIAKVLSAIYRVPLQNLVGDKGFYVYQQVYPIYGLAMTLALSGLPQFISKYIAEISSVKEQKNAIQKLIPVVFYCGFLLWGLTFFGARIIAILMGNVLLTPLIMIVSFTFLLMPFLAFYRGNFQGQLQMVPSAVSQVAEQFVRVGVIIVAAFMFQAGILDVYQTGTAAMSGAVFGGLCAVVLLVYYQKKISGFGLNLVKDFHFGKVDKKLLRRFVIEGGLLSIYAGLLILFQLIDSFVIANELQNFGLTQTASQVAKGVYDRGQPMVQLGLVIAAALSSTFLPALTKYLVARNNRLFQSSAKIYLRLTTSISLAASFGLALVMPSLNYALFKDQAGNDVLQVFVFSVFLMAVIQAYQAVAQSQNHFRPALRAAIVGIVVKFVTTLLLTGTMGTMGASLGTIFGLAATLWRLIRAEDQAINNFWQERFFLKKMISCLLVMSGSVVLFYFLVALFGNFQTRFGALIITILAVAVGMYTFLKAAIKFDLLTLREWLLLPFGKRLLRLKNNKERK, from the coding sequence ATGCAGGGCGCTTTTGTACTGACTGCTGCTTCTTTTATTGCCAAAGTACTAAGTGCAATTTATCGCGTGCCATTACAAAATTTGGTGGGAGACAAAGGGTTTTACGTGTATCAACAGGTATATCCGATTTATGGTTTAGCGATGACGTTAGCCTTATCCGGATTACCCCAGTTTATTTCCAAATATATTGCAGAAATCAGCAGCGTGAAAGAACAAAAAAATGCGATTCAAAAATTGATTCCAGTCGTGTTTTATTGTGGGTTTTTATTATGGGGACTGACTTTTTTTGGTGCACGAATCATTGCAATTTTAATGGGTAACGTGTTGTTGACGCCTTTGATTATGATTGTATCGTTTACTTTTTTATTAATGCCATTTTTAGCTTTTTACCGCGGTAATTTTCAGGGGCAATTGCAAATGGTTCCAAGTGCGGTTTCACAAGTTGCAGAACAGTTTGTACGTGTAGGAGTGATTATTGTCGCAGCTTTCATGTTTCAAGCTGGTATTTTAGATGTCTATCAAACAGGTACGGCAGCTATGAGTGGCGCTGTTTTTGGTGGTTTGTGTGCAGTGGTATTGCTAGTTTATTATCAAAAAAAAATTAGTGGCTTCGGTCTAAACCTAGTAAAAGATTTTCATTTTGGAAAAGTGGATAAGAAATTGCTACGCCGATTTGTGATCGAAGGTGGCTTGTTATCCATTTACGCTGGGTTGTTGATCTTATTTCAACTTATCGACTCTTTTGTTATTGCAAATGAACTACAAAACTTTGGGCTAACGCAAACGGCATCCCAAGTTGCTAAAGGGGTATATGATAGAGGACAGCCCATGGTACAATTAGGATTAGTAATTGCTGCTGCCTTGAGTTCCACTTTTTTACCGGCGTTAACGAAATATTTAGTAGCACGAAACAATCGTCTTTTTCAGAGTTCTGCCAAAATTTATCTGCGTTTAACCACGAGTATCTCGTTGGCAGCCTCTTTTGGTTTGGCACTAGTTATGCCGTCTTTAAACTACGCTTTGTTTAAAGATCAAGCCGGTAATGATGTTTTGCAAGTATTTGTTTTTTCTGTCTTTTTGATGGCGGTAATTCAAGCTTACCAAGCTGTGGCGCAAAGTCAAAATCATTTTCGTCCGGCGTTAAGAGCTGCAATTGTAGGAATTGTAGTGAAATTTGTAACGACGCTGCTGTTGACAGGAACTATGGGGACTATGGGGGCAAGTCTTGGTACTATTTTCGGATTAGCTGCGACATTGTGGCGCCTGATTCGTGCAGAAGATCAAGCGATTAATAACTTTTGGCAAGAGCGTTTCTTTTTGAAAAAAATGATAAGCTGTTTGTTAGTTATGAGTGGTTCAGTAGTGTTGTTTTACTTTTTAGTGGCACTTTTTGGGAACTTTCAAACACGATTTGGTGCTTTGATAATTACAATTTTAGCAGTGGCAGTTGGTATGTATACTTTTTTGAAAGCTGCAATAAAATTTGATTTGTTGACATTAAGAGAATGGTTGCTATTACCTTTTGGAAAAAGGTTGCTGCGACTAAAAAATAATAAAGAAAGAAAATGA
- the mfd gene encoding transcription-repair coupling factor, whose protein sequence is MDLLGLFDKVPQIGQWQEQLAKKSKRQLLTGLAGSAKTLALVSTLQKLQKSILVITPNLYYTNQLVEDLRNLTDAVFAFPVDEVLSAEMAFASPEAKAERVQTLNAIAQNELGIYVMPVAALRKYLPTPETWRNYQLHWQIGDELDLATLPTQLVLMGYQRESMIAKPGEFSIRGSIIDIYPLHAEYPVRVELFDVEIDSMRYFDVETQRSLGNVDHVLVSPTSELVFTAAELETGAKNLKSALEKRLAVTKEKTDKEFLSEYFGQVQNEWLNGIPGENINFYLDFLYEVPTTIVDYFAKDTLLMVDDYPRIMETNREIEREEGEWQVQKISELRVFSEQKFGVDVHQFFQKETFTTSFFALFQKGMGNLRFGAIWNFQYRPMQQFFSQMGLLKAELDRWEKQQQTVIFLVADDERAKKLDHNFRDHEIYAPVTKADTLITARSQIVVGNLQSGFEMPQDRFVVVTEKEIFQKVKRKRARRQTITNAERLKSYNELKPGDYVVHANHGIGKYIGMETLEVDGVHQDYITILYQNDDKLFIPVTQLNLIQKYVASESKTPKINKLGGSEWSKTKRKVSGKIEDIADDLIALYAKREAEKGFAFAADDGYQKQFEDAFPYTETDDQLRSAAEIKHDMEKPKPMDRLLVGDVGFGKTEVALRAAFKSIKESKQVAFLVPTTILAQQHYETMLDRFEGFPVNIGLLSRFRTKKQQAETLEQIRTGQVDIVVGTHRLLSQDVKFSDLGLLVIDEEQRFGVKHKERLKQLRSQVDVLTLTATPIPRTLHMSMLGVRDLSVIETPPENRYPIQTYVMEKNPGAIREAIHRELARDGQVFYLYNRVETIEKKVDELQALVPEARIGYAHGQMTEIQLENTLLDFIEGQYDILVTTTIIETGVDIPNVNTLFVENADYMGLSTLYQLRGRVGRSNRVAYAYFMYEPQKILNEVSEKRLQAIKDFTELGSGFKIAMRDLSIRGAGNLLGAQQHGFIDAVGFDMYSQMLEEAVARKQGKNIQSQKTSVEIDLGIDAYLPGTYIIDERQKIEIYKRIRELENEEQLDELQDDLLDRFGEYPDEVAHLLTIGQIKMDGDRALLESIRKMNHQIKVTLSKVGTKTYTVEQLFEALSVTKMKAAMAVNNEKMTITLTIVPKMSQAVWLHEIQEFIKALREEKYKNAIVTEDKID, encoded by the coding sequence ATGAATTGGGAATTTACGTTATGCCAGTGGCGGCTTTGAGAAAGTACTTGCCCACGCCTGAAACATGGCGAAATTATCAATTGCATTGGCAAATTGGTGATGAATTAGATTTGGCTACTTTACCAACGCAATTGGTGTTGATGGGGTATCAACGTGAGAGCATGATTGCAAAGCCCGGTGAATTTAGTATTCGTGGTAGCATCATTGATATTTATCCTTTACATGCAGAATATCCCGTGCGGGTGGAACTATTTGATGTTGAAATTGATTCCATGCGCTATTTTGACGTGGAAACACAACGTTCACTAGGAAATGTTGATCACGTTTTAGTCAGTCCGACAAGTGAGTTGGTTTTTACTGCTGCTGAGTTAGAGACGGGGGCAAAAAATTTAAAATCAGCTTTAGAAAAACGTTTAGCAGTCACCAAAGAAAAAACGGATAAAGAATTTTTAAGTGAATATTTTGGTCAGGTGCAAAACGAATGGCTAAATGGCATACCGGGAGAAAATATCAATTTTTATCTCGATTTTCTTTATGAGGTGCCAACGACAATTGTAGACTATTTTGCCAAAGATACCCTTTTAATGGTAGACGATTATCCGCGAATTATGGAAACAAATCGTGAAATCGAACGTGAAGAAGGAGAGTGGCAAGTTCAAAAAATCAGTGAACTACGTGTTTTCAGTGAGCAAAAATTTGGAGTAGATGTGCATCAGTTTTTCCAGAAAGAAACATTTACGACTAGCTTTTTTGCACTGTTTCAAAAGGGAATGGGAAATTTGCGTTTTGGCGCAATTTGGAACTTTCAATATCGTCCTATGCAGCAATTTTTCAGTCAAATGGGGTTGTTAAAAGCTGAATTAGATCGTTGGGAAAAACAGCAACAGACAGTGATATTTTTAGTTGCCGATGATGAGCGCGCAAAAAAACTTGATCATAATTTCCGCGACCATGAAATTTATGCTCCTGTGACTAAAGCCGATACGTTAATTACCGCTCGTAGCCAAATTGTGGTAGGAAATTTGCAAAGCGGTTTTGAAATGCCACAAGATCGCTTCGTAGTCGTCACAGAAAAAGAAATCTTTCAAAAAGTAAAACGAAAACGTGCACGACGCCAAACGATTACTAATGCGGAACGGCTAAAAAGCTATAATGAGTTAAAACCTGGCGATTATGTCGTTCACGCCAATCACGGGATTGGGAAATATATCGGTATGGAGACATTGGAAGTAGACGGTGTCCATCAAGATTACATCACAATTTTATATCAAAATGATGACAAATTATTTATTCCGGTAACCCAGCTAAACTTAATTCAAAAATATGTCGCTTCAGAATCTAAAACGCCTAAAATTAATAAACTCGGTGGTAGCGAGTGGAGTAAAACAAAACGAAAAGTCTCTGGTAAAATTGAAGATATTGCGGATGACTTAATTGCGCTATACGCCAAAAGAGAAGCAGAAAAAGGATTTGCCTTTGCGGCAGATGATGGTTATCAAAAACAATTTGAGGATGCTTTCCCCTATACAGAAACAGATGACCAGCTTCGAAGTGCGGCTGAAATTAAGCACGATATGGAAAAACCAAAACCTATGGATCGGCTGTTAGTAGGTGATGTTGGGTTTGGAAAAACAGAAGTCGCGTTACGGGCTGCTTTTAAATCTATTAAGGAAAGTAAGCAAGTTGCTTTTTTAGTGCCAACAACAATTTTGGCACAACAGCATTACGAAACAATGTTGGATCGTTTTGAGGGTTTTCCTGTTAATATTGGCTTACTCAGTCGTTTTCGGACGAAAAAACAACAGGCGGAAACGCTGGAACAAATTCGTACAGGGCAAGTGGATATCGTGGTAGGAACCCACCGCTTATTATCACAAGACGTGAAGTTTTCGGATTTGGGATTGTTGGTAATTGATGAAGAACAACGCTTTGGCGTAAAGCATAAAGAACGTTTAAAACAACTTCGGTCACAAGTGGATGTCCTAACTTTGACAGCGACGCCAATTCCTCGGACGTTACACATGTCTATGCTTGGTGTGCGAGATTTATCTGTAATTGAAACACCGCCGGAAAATCGGTATCCTATTCAAACCTATGTAATGGAAAAAAATCCAGGTGCCATTCGCGAAGCAATCCATCGAGAATTGGCTCGTGACGGACAAGTTTTCTATTTGTACAATCGTGTCGAAACCATTGAGAAAAAAGTTGATGAATTACAAGCTTTAGTACCAGAAGCTCGTATCGGTTATGCCCACGGTCAAATGACAGAAATCCAATTGGAGAATACGTTGTTAGACTTCATTGAAGGGCAGTATGACATTTTAGTCACCACAACGATTATTGAAACCGGTGTGGATATTCCCAATGTTAATACATTGTTTGTGGAAAATGCAGATTATATGGGATTATCTACTTTGTATCAGTTAAGAGGTCGTGTGGGTCGAAGTAACCGCGTAGCCTATGCGTATTTCATGTATGAACCACAAAAGATTTTAAATGAAGTGAGCGAGAAACGACTACAGGCCATTAAAGATTTTACGGAACTTGGATCTGGTTTTAAAATTGCGATGCGGGATTTATCTATTCGTGGTGCTGGGAACCTATTAGGTGCGCAGCAACATGGGTTCATTGACGCAGTTGGTTTTGATATGTATTCCCAAATGTTAGAAGAAGCAGTTGCCCGCAAACAAGGAAAAAATATTCAAAGTCAAAAAACTTCAGTGGAAATTGATTTAGGTATTGATGCGTATTTACCAGGTACTTATATCATAGATGAACGGCAAAAAATAGAAATTTACAAACGTATTCGAGAATTGGAAAATGAAGAACAACTAGATGAGTTGCAAGATGATTTATTGGATCGTTTTGGAGAGTATCCTGATGAAGTAGCTCATTTATTGACAATTGGACAAATTAAAATGGATGGAGATCGAGCATTACTAGAAAGTATCCGTAAGATGAATCACCAAATCAAAGTTACTTTAAGTAAAGTGGGAACTAAAACTTATACAGTCGAACAATTATTTGAAGCTTTGTCTGTAACAAAAATGAAAGCAGCAATGGCAGTTAATAATGAAAAAATGACAATTACGTTAACGATTGTACCTAAAATGTCGCAGGCCGTCTGGCTTCATGAAATACAAGAATTTATTAAAGCATTGCGAGAAGAAAAATATAAAAATGCTATTGTAACTGAAGATAAAATAGATTAG
- a CDS encoding FtsB family cell division protein: MTDVINGRNQNVEQLDNEYVKKQIAKYQEQHRKVVFKRRRLTLLLAITFLIFGFVGFQLFSDHQRLVKLEAIKQEAVADNKLVSKNVDQLKKEVALLKDEDYVAKLARSRFYYSKDGEKVYPISGQNQNAKDQEDAKVEKAIDRTNGSSTTEE; encoded by the coding sequence GTGACAGATGTGATAAATGGCCGCAATCAAAATGTTGAACAGCTTGATAATGAATATGTCAAAAAACAAATTGCTAAATATCAAGAGCAACATCGTAAGGTTGTTTTTAAACGTCGCAGGTTAACGTTACTTTTAGCTATTACCTTTTTGATCTTTGGTTTTGTAGGATTTCAGCTTTTTTCAGATCATCAACGTTTGGTGAAATTAGAAGCGATTAAACAAGAAGCAGTTGCAGACAATAAACTTGTTTCAAAAAATGTCGACCAATTGAAAAAGGAAGTCGCTTTGCTAAAAGATGAAGATTATGTAGCCAAGCTTGCTCGCAGCCGTTTTTATTACTCCAAAGACGGAGAAAAGGTTTATCCAATTTCTGGGCAAAATCAGAATGCAAAAGATCAAGAAGATGCAAAAGTGGAAAAAGCCATTGATCGAACAAATGGGTCATCTACTACTGAAGAGTAG